Proteins from one Streptomyces genisteinicus genomic window:
- a CDS encoding YybH family protein — protein sequence MTDDESEIRDLITRWTEAVHRGDLPAVLADHADDIVMFDVPPPHDGVRGIGAYRETWPPFFDWQAQGAVFELVSLDVTAGGDAAFAHALLRCGTPEELTAHPESRLRLTVGLRRESGRWVVAHEHHSFADTSAAEPAP from the coding sequence ATGACCGACGACGAATCCGAGATCCGCGATCTGATCACGCGGTGGACCGAGGCCGTGCACCGGGGGGATCTCCCGGCCGTACTGGCCGACCACGCGGACGACATCGTGATGTTCGACGTGCCGCCGCCGCACGACGGCGTCCGGGGCATCGGCGCCTACCGGGAGACCTGGCCGCCGTTCTTCGACTGGCAGGCGCAGGGCGCGGTGTTCGAGCTGGTGTCGCTCGACGTCACGGCGGGCGGGGACGCCGCCTTCGCCCATGCCCTGCTGCGGTGCGGCACGCCCGAGGAGCTGACGGCGCACCCGGAGTCCCGGCTGCGGCTCACGGTCGGGCTGCGCCGTGAGTCGGGCCGCTGGGTGGTCGCCCACGAGCACCACTCCTTCGCGGACACCTCGGCGGCCGAGCCCGCCCCCTGA
- a CDS encoding thiamine pyrophosphate-binding protein has product MTHDHDLVLRPTAAQTEAALNPPAGRNGGDLVVETLAGLGATTVFGLPGQHALGMFDALRRSDLTYVGLRVENNAGFAADAYGRITGEAAPLLLSTGPGALMSLAALQEAAAASAPVLAIGSQIPAAGLGGGRHGYLHELRDQQASFRDIVKSVHVVRTASQIPSAIAAAWESALTAPHGPVWVEIPQDVLLAETVLPVVTAMDAGPEELAPRPELTAVAADLLSRAERPVIVAGGGVVRSDASGKLRALAEKLDAPVVTTFGGKGAFPWEHPLSLQSWLEDRHTTDYLEAADVLLVVGSGLGELSSNYHTFAPRGRMIQIEADAGKLESNHPGIGIHADARLGLQALLETVTERRDPAAAGSVRELLAAVRARIDAQELTVEQQLLASVRQALPDESPSFWDMTILAYWAWSAFDARRPNTMHSAQGAGGLGYAFPAAIGAASADRTQPVLAVSGDGGAMYSIAELATARQYDLPVTWLIVDDGGYGILREYMTDAFGEATGTELARPDFVALAESFGVPAVRTEPGTLAQDLAKALAAPGPSVVVLPAHLRMFAPTHL; this is encoded by the coding sequence GTGACCCACGACCACGACCTGGTGCTGCGCCCCACCGCGGCCCAGACCGAGGCCGCCCTCAACCCGCCCGCCGGGCGCAACGGGGGCGACCTCGTCGTCGAGACCCTCGCCGGGCTCGGCGCGACGACCGTCTTCGGCCTGCCCGGACAGCACGCCCTGGGCATGTTCGACGCCCTGCGCCGCTCCGACCTGACCTACGTCGGCCTGCGCGTCGAGAACAACGCCGGCTTCGCCGCCGACGCCTACGGCCGCATCACCGGCGAGGCCGCGCCCCTGCTGCTGTCCACCGGCCCCGGCGCGCTGATGTCGCTCGCCGCCCTCCAGGAGGCGGCCGCCGCCTCCGCGCCGGTGCTCGCCATCGGCAGCCAGATCCCGGCCGCCGGACTCGGCGGCGGACGCCACGGCTACCTGCACGAACTGCGCGACCAGCAGGCGTCGTTCCGCGACATCGTCAAGTCCGTGCACGTGGTGCGCACGGCCTCCCAGATCCCGTCGGCGATCGCCGCGGCCTGGGAGTCGGCGCTCACCGCGCCGCACGGCCCGGTCTGGGTCGAGATCCCGCAGGACGTGCTGCTCGCGGAGACGGTCCTGCCCGTCGTCACCGCCATGGACGCCGGGCCGGAGGAGCTCGCGCCGCGACCCGAGCTCACCGCCGTCGCCGCCGACCTGCTCTCCCGCGCCGAGCGGCCCGTGATCGTCGCGGGCGGCGGAGTGGTGCGCTCCGACGCCTCCGGCAAGCTGCGCGCCCTCGCCGAGAAGCTCGACGCCCCCGTGGTGACCACCTTCGGCGGCAAGGGCGCCTTCCCCTGGGAGCACCCGCTCTCCCTCCAGTCCTGGCTGGAGGACCGGCACACCACCGACTACCTGGAGGCGGCCGACGTCCTGCTCGTCGTCGGCTCCGGACTCGGCGAACTCTCCTCGAACTACCACACGTTCGCCCCGCGCGGCCGGATGATCCAGATCGAGGCCGACGCCGGGAAGCTGGAGTCCAACCACCCCGGCATCGGCATCCACGCCGACGCCCGGCTCGGTCTCCAGGCCCTGCTGGAGACCGTCACCGAGCGCCGGGACCCGGCCGCCGCCGGCTCCGTCCGGGAACTGCTCGCCGCGGTCCGCGCCCGGATCGACGCGCAGGAACTGACCGTGGAGCAGCAGCTGCTGGCCTCGGTCCGCCAGGCGCTCCCGGACGAGTCGCCCAGCTTCTGGGACATGACGATCCTCGCCTACTGGGCGTGGTCCGCCTTCGACGCCCGCCGGCCGAACACCATGCACTCGGCCCAGGGCGCGGGCGGTCTCGGCTACGCCTTCCCGGCCGCCATCGGCGCCGCCTCGGCCGATCGCACGCAGCCCGTGCTCGCCGTCTCCGGCGACGGCGGCGCCATGTACTCGATCGCCGAACTCGCCACCGCCCGCCAGTACGACCTGCCGGTCACCTGGCTGATCGTGGACGACGGCGGCTACGGCATCCTCCGCGAGTACATGACGGACGCCTTCGGCGAGGCGACCGGGACGGAACTCGCCCGGCCCGACTTCGTGGCGCTCGCCGAGTCGTTCGGCGTGCCGGCCGTCCGCACGGAGCCGGGAACGCTCGCCCAGGATCTGGCGAAGGCCCTGGCGGCACCGGGTCCCTCCGTCGTCGTCCTCCCGGCCCACCTGCGGATGTTCGCGCCCACCCACCTGTGA
- the speB gene encoding agmatinase has protein sequence MSSTEPRGPIDSSRVPRYAGPATFARLPRLDEVGTTDVAVVGVPFDTGVSYRPGARFGGNAIREASRLLRPYNPAQDASPFALAQVADAGDIAANPFNINEAVETIEAAADDLLATGARMMTLGGDHTIALPLLRSVAKKHGPVALLHFDAHLDTWDTYFGAEYTHGTPFRRAVEEGILDTSALSHVGTRGPLYGKQDLTDDEKMGFGIVTSADVYRRGADEVADQLRQRIGDRPLYISIDIDCLDPAHAPGTGTPEAGGMTSRELLEILRGLASCNLVSADVVEVAPAYDHAEITAVAASHTAYELTTIMTRQIAEARNGK, from the coding sequence ATGAGCAGCACCGAGCCGCGCGGCCCCATCGACTCCTCCCGCGTCCCGCGGTACGCCGGGCCCGCCACGTTCGCCCGGCTGCCCCGCCTCGACGAGGTCGGCACCACCGACGTCGCCGTGGTCGGCGTCCCCTTCGACACCGGCGTCTCCTACCGCCCCGGCGCGCGCTTCGGCGGCAACGCCATCCGCGAGGCGTCCAGGCTCCTGCGCCCCTACAACCCGGCACAGGACGCCTCGCCCTTCGCGCTCGCCCAGGTCGCCGACGCGGGCGACATCGCGGCCAACCCGTTCAACATCAACGAGGCCGTCGAGACCATCGAGGCCGCCGCCGACGACCTGCTCGCCACCGGCGCGCGGATGATGACCCTCGGCGGCGACCACACCATCGCGCTGCCGCTGCTGCGCTCGGTCGCCAAGAAGCACGGCCCCGTCGCCCTGCTCCACTTCGACGCCCACCTCGACACCTGGGACACCTACTTCGGCGCCGAGTACACCCACGGCACGCCGTTCCGCCGGGCCGTCGAGGAAGGCATCCTCGACACCTCCGCCCTCTCCCACGTCGGCACCCGCGGCCCCCTGTACGGCAAGCAGGACCTCACCGACGACGAGAAGATGGGCTTCGGCATCGTCACCTCCGCCGACGTCTACCGGCGGGGCGCCGACGAGGTCGCCGACCAGCTCCGCCAGCGCATCGGCGACCGGCCGCTGTACATCTCCATCGACATCGACTGCCTCGACCCCGCCCACGCCCCCGGCACCGGCACCCCCGAGGCGGGCGGCATGACCTCGCGCGAGCTCCTGGAGATCCTGCGCGGACTCGCCTCCTGCAACCTCGTCTCCGCGGACGTCGTCGAGGTCGCCCCGGCGTACGATCACGCGGAGATCACCGCCGTCGCGGCATCGCACACGGCGTACGAACTGACGACGATCATGACCCGCCAGATCGCCGAGGCAAGGAACGGCAAGTGA
- a CDS encoding sodium:solute symporter, giving the protein MAVDYAVIVVYLAGMLGMGWWGMRRAKSKSEFLVAGRRLGPGMYSGTMAAIVLGGASTIGGVGLGYKHGLSGAWMVLTIGFGLLALSVFFSARIARLKVYTVSEMLDLRYGGRAGLITGLVMWAYTLMLAVTSTIAYATIFDVLFDVNRTVSIILGGAIVVAYSTLGGMWSITITDMVQFVVKTIGVLLLLLPIAVVKAGGFAEMKAQLPNEYFAPLGIGGETIFTYVLIYTFGMLIGQDIWQRVFTARSDKVARWGGTIAGTYCLVYAIAGAVIGTAAKVLYPDLASADDAFATIVTDELPMGVRGLVLAAALAAVMSTSSGALIACATVANNDIWSRLRGRAGSGATDHDEVKGNRAFILAMGIATICISIALNDVVEALTVAYNLLVGGLLVPILGGLLWKRGTVQGALAAVAVGGLSVIGFMAAYGILANQPIYYGLLASLATYLVVSLATRPTDPAVLAHWRERLAGRGAPDEGEGAAPEPPAPEPAAAR; this is encoded by the coding sequence ATGGCTGTCGACTATGCAGTGATCGTCGTCTATCTGGCCGGCATGCTCGGCATGGGCTGGTGGGGCATGCGCCGCGCCAAGTCCAAGAGCGAGTTCCTGGTGGCCGGCCGGCGCCTCGGGCCCGGCATGTACTCCGGCACCATGGCCGCGATCGTCCTCGGCGGCGCCTCCACCATCGGCGGCGTCGGCCTCGGCTACAAGCACGGTCTCTCCGGCGCGTGGATGGTCCTCACCATCGGATTCGGGCTGCTCGCCCTGTCCGTCTTCTTCTCCGCGCGCATCGCCCGGCTGAAGGTCTACACCGTCTCCGAGATGCTCGACCTGCGCTACGGCGGCCGGGCCGGTCTGATCACCGGACTGGTGATGTGGGCGTACACGCTGATGCTGGCGGTCACCTCCACCATCGCCTACGCCACGATCTTCGACGTCCTCTTCGACGTGAACCGCACGGTGTCGATCATCCTCGGCGGCGCGATCGTGGTCGCCTACTCCACGCTCGGCGGCATGTGGTCGATCACCATCACCGACATGGTCCAGTTCGTCGTGAAGACCATCGGCGTCCTGCTGCTCCTGCTGCCGATCGCGGTGGTCAAGGCCGGCGGCTTCGCCGAGATGAAGGCCCAGCTCCCGAACGAGTACTTCGCCCCGCTCGGCATCGGCGGCGAGACGATCTTCACCTATGTCCTGATCTACACCTTCGGCATGCTGATCGGGCAGGACATCTGGCAGCGGGTGTTCACCGCCCGCAGCGACAAGGTCGCCCGCTGGGGCGGCACGATCGCCGGTACGTACTGCCTCGTCTACGCCATCGCCGGCGCCGTGATCGGCACCGCCGCCAAGGTGCTCTACCCGGACCTGGCCAGCGCCGACGACGCCTTCGCCACCATCGTCACCGACGAACTCCCGATGGGTGTGCGGGGCCTGGTGCTCGCCGCCGCCCTGGCGGCCGTCATGTCCACCTCGTCCGGGGCGCTGATCGCCTGTGCCACCGTCGCCAACAACGACATCTGGTCCCGGCTGCGCGGACGGGCGGGTTCCGGCGCCACCGACCACGACGAGGTCAAGGGCAACCGGGCGTTCATCCTCGCCATGGGCATCGCGACCATCTGCATCTCCATCGCGCTGAACGACGTGGTCGAGGCGCTCACCGTCGCCTACAACCTGCTCGTCGGCGGACTGCTGGTGCCGATCCTCGGCGGGCTGCTCTGGAAGCGCGGCACGGTCCAGGGCGCGCTGGCCGCCGTCGCGGTCGGCGGGCTGTCGGTGATCGGCTTCATGGCGGCCTACGGCATCCTCGCCAACCAGCCGATCTACTACGGCCTGCTCGCCTCGCTCGCCACCTACCTGGTGGTCAGCCTCGCCACCAGGCCCACCGACCCGGCCGTCCTCGCCCACTGGCGCGAGCGCCTCGCGGGCCGCGGAGCCCCGGACGAGGGCGAGGGCGCCGCACCGGAGCCCCCCGCGCCCGAGCCCGCCGCGGCGCGCTGA